A region of Lycium barbarum isolate Lr01 chromosome 1, ASM1917538v2, whole genome shotgun sequence DNA encodes the following proteins:
- the LOC132628689 gene encoding ADP-ribosylation factor GTPase-activating protein AGD5-like isoform X2: MNEKANVTKELNAKHRKILEGLLKLPENKECADCKAKGPRWASVNLGIFICMQCSGIHRSLGVHISKVRSATLDTWLPEQVAFIQSMGNEKANSFWEAELPPNYDRVGIENFIRAKYEDKRWIPKDGKEKSAFRIQEERGTVQQQQHCDRSGHARSSSCSSDERISIQRPSTKQDISAARFSIPLPPRGPEQTSQRTQPIAGTESAKQVAEVADPPKVDFATDLFDMLSMDSPNDNGANAASVDDNSWADFQSAQEVLAAAKTGSAKSDHRKCQSASAIEDLFKDSSTMSSSVSTSSLSEKLPKDVKNDIMNLFDKSTVVSPFAMHQQQLAQLAQQQALLMAAAASGTLKIPGDVQQGPNGSNIVNQSWPHVGCQFPGMMMPASGKTELEKYMQVGTVGAMHLAGNSVPLSTSSVYPTGQNSSGNSTVPSVPSIDATTTLSSSSTQSTKEDDFSSLIQGMFPKR, translated from the exons ATTCTGGAAGGACTCCTTAAGTTGCCAGAGAACAAGGAGTGTGCAGATTGCAAAGCCAA AGGTCCTCGATGGGCAAGCGTGAATCTTGGGATCTTCATATGCATGCAATGCTCCGGGATCCATAGAAGTCTAGGGGTGCACATATCAAAG GTTCGATCAGCTACACTAGATACATGGCTTCCTGAACAAGTTGCATTTATTCAAT CAATGGGAAATGAGAAGGCAAATAGTTTTTGGGAAGCAGAGCTTCCTCCAAATTATGATAGAGTTGGTATTGAGAATTTCATCCGTGCAAA GTATGAAGATAAGAGGTGGATCCCTAAGGATGGGAAGGAAAAATCAGCTTTCAGGATTCAAGAAGAGAGGGGCACAGTGCAACAGCAGCAACATTGTGACAGAAGTGGGCATGCTAGGAGCTCCAGTTGTTCATCTGATGAGAGGATAAGCATACAACGCCCTAGCACAAAGCAAGATATATCTGCTGCTAGATTCAGTATACCTCTGCCTCCAAGAGGGCCAGAGCAA ACAAGTCAGAGGACACAACCAATTGCAGGCACTGAATCTGCAAAGCAGGTCGCAGAAGTTGCCGATCCTCCTAAAGTTGATTTTGCTACTGATCTTTTCGACATGCTTTCTATGGATTCTCCAAATGACAATGGCGCAAATGCTGCTTCTGTAGATGATAACTCGTGGGCAGATTTTCAAT CTGCTCAAGAAGTGTTAGCAGCAGCAAAAACTGGTTCTGCAAAATCTGATCATCGGAAATGTCAATCCGCTTCTGCAATTGAAGATTTATTCAAGGATTCATCAACAATGTCATCATCAGTTTCAACCTCTTCCTTGTCCGAGAAGCTTCCGAAAGATGTCAAAAATGATATTATGAACCTTTTCGACAAG TCCACTGTAGTATCACCATTTGCTATGCATCAGCAACAGCTTGCCCAGCTAGCTCAACAACAGGCTCTTCTAATGGCTGCCGCTGCTAGTGGCACTTTGAAGATCCCTGGAGATGTTCAACAAGGCCCAAATGGCTCCAACATAGTAAATCAAAGTTGGCCACATGTAGGCTGCCAGTTCCCTGGAATGATGATGCCAGCCAGTGGAAAGACTGAACTAGAGAAATATATGCAG GTGGGCACTGTCGGAGCAATGCATTTAGCTGGAAACTCTGTGCCACTTTCAACATCCAG CGTTTACCCAACGGGACAGAATTCATCCGGCAATAGTACAGTCCCCTCTGTACCGAGCATAGATGCCACAACCACACTTTCATCAAGTTCTACACAATCGACAAAAGAGGACGACTTTTCATCTTTGATTCAAGGCATGTTCCCGAAACGCTGA
- the LOC132628672 gene encoding B3 domain-containing protein Os07g0563300-like isoform X4, with translation MVGVFVVANSLSSVIVAHPYMSTGGSVRLSIQMMMAGETVSLVGRLVEKLVHCGCIASFNTYLLLDFGGIMCMECSKKNIILARDRCLSDETPVSTGESRVDAAQTVVEPQYRPRVTERELKKISINCRCVVTPLFQKLLSASDADLTLSRLVIPKKCAEAFFPCLSGPHRIPINMLDTEGKEWNFHFRFWPNSRSKMYVLEGLRDYMVLKRWQAGDFVTFYRIEPGQKLVMGLRNSSTTS, from the exons ATGGTTGGCGTCTTCGTAGTGGCAAATTCGCTCAGCTCTGTCATCGTTGCGC ATCCGTATATGAGTACGGGAGGTTCTGTGAGACTTTCCATTCAAATGATGATGGCTGGAGAGACTGTGAGTCTTGTGGGAAGGTTAGTGGAAAAG TTGGTCCATTGTGGATGTATTGCGTCTTTCAACACATATCTGCTATTGGATTTTGGTGGAATTATGTGCATGGAGTGCTCAAAGAAGAATATTATTCTT GCACGGGATCGTTGCTTGTCCGACGAAACTCCAGTATCAACTGGAGAATCTCGGGTGGATGCCGCACAGACTGTGGTAGAACCTCAGTATAGGCCTCGTGTAACAGAGAGAGAGTTGAAGAAGATCTCCATAAA CTGTAGGTGTGTTGTCACCCCTTTGTTTCAAAAATTGTTGTCTGCCAGTGATGCTGATCTCACACTATCACGTCTTGTGATTCCCAAAAAGTGTGCTGAG GCTTTCTTTCCTTGCCTTTCTGGGCCACACAGGATCCCCATTAATATGCTCGATACTGAAGGCAAGGAATGGAATTTTCACTTCCGCTTTTGGCCTAATTCTAGGAGTAAAATGTATGTGCTGGAAGGACTTAGAGATTACATGGTCTTGAAGAGGTGGCAAGCAGGCGATTTTG TTACTTTTTATCGAATTGAACCGGGACAGAAATTGGTCATGGGATTAAGGAATTCTTCTACCACCTCATAG
- the LOC132628672 gene encoding B3 domain-containing protein Os07g0563300-like isoform X2, which yields MCTLGPTNLDSIRVFFLFLSFISMASSATNFCFQCEDSTNSVTFRNGWRLRSGKFAQLCHRCASVYEYGRFCETFHSNDDGWRDCESCGKLVHCGCIASFNTYLLLDFGGIMCMECSKKNIILARDRCLSDETPVSTGESRVDAAQTVVEPQYRPRVTERELKKISIKCVVTPLFQKLLSASDADLTLSRLVIPKKCAEAFFPCLSGPHRIPINMLDTEGKEWNFHFRFWPNSRSKMYVLEGLRDYMVLKRWQAGDFVTFYRIEPGQKLVMGLRNSSTTS from the exons ATGTGCACACTTGGGCCTACCAATTTGGACTCAATTCG ggttttttttctttttctttccttcattTCAATGGCATCTTCAGCAACAAATTTCTGCTTTCAATGTGAAGATTCAACAAACTCAGTTACCTTTAGAAATGGTTGGCGTCTTCGTAGTGGCAAATTCGCTCAGCTCTGTCATCGTTGCGC ATCCGTATATGAGTACGGGAGGTTCTGTGAGACTTTCCATTCAAATGATGATGGCTGGAGAGACTGTGAGTCTTGTGGGAAG TTGGTCCATTGTGGATGTATTGCGTCTTTCAACACATATCTGCTATTGGATTTTGGTGGAATTATGTGCATGGAGTGCTCAAAGAAGAATATTATTCTT GCACGGGATCGTTGCTTGTCCGACGAAACTCCAGTATCAACTGGAGAATCTCGGGTGGATGCCGCACAGACTGTGGTAGAACCTCAGTATAGGCCTCGTGTAACAGAGAGAGAGTTGAAGAAGATCTCCATAAA GTGTGTTGTCACCCCTTTGTTTCAAAAATTGTTGTCTGCCAGTGATGCTGATCTCACACTATCACGTCTTGTGATTCCCAAAAAGTGTGCTGAG GCTTTCTTTCCTTGCCTTTCTGGGCCACACAGGATCCCCATTAATATGCTCGATACTGAAGGCAAGGAATGGAATTTTCACTTCCGCTTTTGGCCTAATTCTAGGAGTAAAATGTATGTGCTGGAAGGACTTAGAGATTACATGGTCTTGAAGAGGTGGCAAGCAGGCGATTTTG TTACTTTTTATCGAATTGAACCGGGACAGAAATTGGTCATGGGATTAAGGAATTCTTCTACCACCTCATAG
- the LOC132628672 gene encoding B3 domain-containing protein Os07g0563300-like isoform X1, whose protein sequence is MCTLGPTNLDSIRVFFLFLSFISMASSATNFCFQCEDSTNSVTFRNGWRLRSGKFAQLCHRCASVYEYGRFCETFHSNDDGWRDCESCGKLVHCGCIASFNTYLLLDFGGIMCMECSKKNIILARDRCLSDETPVSTGESRVDAAQTVVEPQYRPRVTERELKKISINCRCVVTPLFQKLLSASDADLTLSRLVIPKKCAEAFFPCLSGPHRIPINMLDTEGKEWNFHFRFWPNSRSKMYVLEGLRDYMVLKRWQAGDFVTFYRIEPGQKLVMGLRNSSTTS, encoded by the exons ATGTGCACACTTGGGCCTACCAATTTGGACTCAATTCG ggttttttttctttttctttccttcattTCAATGGCATCTTCAGCAACAAATTTCTGCTTTCAATGTGAAGATTCAACAAACTCAGTTACCTTTAGAAATGGTTGGCGTCTTCGTAGTGGCAAATTCGCTCAGCTCTGTCATCGTTGCGC ATCCGTATATGAGTACGGGAGGTTCTGTGAGACTTTCCATTCAAATGATGATGGCTGGAGAGACTGTGAGTCTTGTGGGAAG TTGGTCCATTGTGGATGTATTGCGTCTTTCAACACATATCTGCTATTGGATTTTGGTGGAATTATGTGCATGGAGTGCTCAAAGAAGAATATTATTCTT GCACGGGATCGTTGCTTGTCCGACGAAACTCCAGTATCAACTGGAGAATCTCGGGTGGATGCCGCACAGACTGTGGTAGAACCTCAGTATAGGCCTCGTGTAACAGAGAGAGAGTTGAAGAAGATCTCCATAAA CTGTAGGTGTGTTGTCACCCCTTTGTTTCAAAAATTGTTGTCTGCCAGTGATGCTGATCTCACACTATCACGTCTTGTGATTCCCAAAAAGTGTGCTGAG GCTTTCTTTCCTTGCCTTTCTGGGCCACACAGGATCCCCATTAATATGCTCGATACTGAAGGCAAGGAATGGAATTTTCACTTCCGCTTTTGGCCTAATTCTAGGAGTAAAATGTATGTGCTGGAAGGACTTAGAGATTACATGGTCTTGAAGAGGTGGCAAGCAGGCGATTTTG TTACTTTTTATCGAATTGAACCGGGACAGAAATTGGTCATGGGATTAAGGAATTCTTCTACCACCTCATAG
- the LOC132628672 gene encoding B3 domain-containing protein Os07g0563300-like isoform X3, with amino-acid sequence MCTLGPTNLDSIRVFFLFLSFISMASSATNFCFQCEDSTNSVTFRNGWRLRSGKFAQLCHRCASVYEYGRFCETFHSNDDGWRDCESCGKLVHCGCIASFNTYLLLDFGGIMCMECSKKNIILARDRCLSDETPVSTGESRVDAAQTVVEPQYRPRVTERELKKISINPLFQKLLSASDADLTLSRLVIPKKCAEAFFPCLSGPHRIPINMLDTEGKEWNFHFRFWPNSRSKMYVLEGLRDYMVLKRWQAGDFVTFYRIEPGQKLVMGLRNSSTTS; translated from the exons ATGTGCACACTTGGGCCTACCAATTTGGACTCAATTCG ggttttttttctttttctttccttcattTCAATGGCATCTTCAGCAACAAATTTCTGCTTTCAATGTGAAGATTCAACAAACTCAGTTACCTTTAGAAATGGTTGGCGTCTTCGTAGTGGCAAATTCGCTCAGCTCTGTCATCGTTGCGC ATCCGTATATGAGTACGGGAGGTTCTGTGAGACTTTCCATTCAAATGATGATGGCTGGAGAGACTGTGAGTCTTGTGGGAAG TTGGTCCATTGTGGATGTATTGCGTCTTTCAACACATATCTGCTATTGGATTTTGGTGGAATTATGTGCATGGAGTGCTCAAAGAAGAATATTATTCTT GCACGGGATCGTTGCTTGTCCGACGAAACTCCAGTATCAACTGGAGAATCTCGGGTGGATGCCGCACAGACTGTGGTAGAACCTCAGTATAGGCCTCGTGTAACAGAGAGAGAGTTGAAGAAGATCTCCATAAA CCCTTTGTTTCAAAAATTGTTGTCTGCCAGTGATGCTGATCTCACACTATCACGTCTTGTGATTCCCAAAAAGTGTGCTGAG GCTTTCTTTCCTTGCCTTTCTGGGCCACACAGGATCCCCATTAATATGCTCGATACTGAAGGCAAGGAATGGAATTTTCACTTCCGCTTTTGGCCTAATTCTAGGAGTAAAATGTATGTGCTGGAAGGACTTAGAGATTACATGGTCTTGAAGAGGTGGCAAGCAGGCGATTTTG TTACTTTTTATCGAATTGAACCGGGACAGAAATTGGTCATGGGATTAAGGAATTCTTCTACCACCTCATAG
- the LOC132628689 gene encoding ADP-ribosylation factor GTPase-activating protein AGD5-like isoform X1: protein MNEKANVTKELNAKHRKILEGLLKLPENKECADCKAKGPRWASVNLGIFICMQCSGIHRSLGVHISKVRSATLDTWLPEQVAFIQSMGNEKANSFWEAELPPNYDRVGIENFIRAKYEDKRWIPKDGKEKSAFRIQEERGTVQQQQHCDRSGHARSSSCSSDERISIQRPSTKQDISAARFSIPLPPRGPEQVSLGALPHQTSQRTQPIAGTESAKQVAEVADPPKVDFATDLFDMLSMDSPNDNGANAASVDDNSWADFQSAQEVLAAAKTGSAKSDHRKCQSASAIEDLFKDSSTMSSSVSTSSLSEKLPKDVKNDIMNLFDKSTVVSPFAMHQQQLAQLAQQQALLMAAAASGTLKIPGDVQQGPNGSNIVNQSWPHVGCQFPGMMMPASGKTELEKYMQVGTVGAMHLAGNSVPLSTSSVYPTGQNSSGNSTVPSVPSIDATTTLSSSSTQSTKEDDFSSLIQGMFPKR, encoded by the exons ATTCTGGAAGGACTCCTTAAGTTGCCAGAGAACAAGGAGTGTGCAGATTGCAAAGCCAA AGGTCCTCGATGGGCAAGCGTGAATCTTGGGATCTTCATATGCATGCAATGCTCCGGGATCCATAGAAGTCTAGGGGTGCACATATCAAAG GTTCGATCAGCTACACTAGATACATGGCTTCCTGAACAAGTTGCATTTATTCAAT CAATGGGAAATGAGAAGGCAAATAGTTTTTGGGAAGCAGAGCTTCCTCCAAATTATGATAGAGTTGGTATTGAGAATTTCATCCGTGCAAA GTATGAAGATAAGAGGTGGATCCCTAAGGATGGGAAGGAAAAATCAGCTTTCAGGATTCAAGAAGAGAGGGGCACAGTGCAACAGCAGCAACATTGTGACAGAAGTGGGCATGCTAGGAGCTCCAGTTGTTCATCTGATGAGAGGATAAGCATACAACGCCCTAGCACAAAGCAAGATATATCTGCTGCTAGATTCAGTATACCTCTGCCTCCAAGAGGGCCAGAGCAA GTATCTTTGGGTGCGCTTCCTCACCAGACAAGTCAGAGGACACAACCAATTGCAGGCACTGAATCTGCAAAGCAGGTCGCAGAAGTTGCCGATCCTCCTAAAGTTGATTTTGCTACTGATCTTTTCGACATGCTTTCTATGGATTCTCCAAATGACAATGGCGCAAATGCTGCTTCTGTAGATGATAACTCGTGGGCAGATTTTCAAT CTGCTCAAGAAGTGTTAGCAGCAGCAAAAACTGGTTCTGCAAAATCTGATCATCGGAAATGTCAATCCGCTTCTGCAATTGAAGATTTATTCAAGGATTCATCAACAATGTCATCATCAGTTTCAACCTCTTCCTTGTCCGAGAAGCTTCCGAAAGATGTCAAAAATGATATTATGAACCTTTTCGACAAG TCCACTGTAGTATCACCATTTGCTATGCATCAGCAACAGCTTGCCCAGCTAGCTCAACAACAGGCTCTTCTAATGGCTGCCGCTGCTAGTGGCACTTTGAAGATCCCTGGAGATGTTCAACAAGGCCCAAATGGCTCCAACATAGTAAATCAAAGTTGGCCACATGTAGGCTGCCAGTTCCCTGGAATGATGATGCCAGCCAGTGGAAAGACTGAACTAGAGAAATATATGCAG GTGGGCACTGTCGGAGCAATGCATTTAGCTGGAAACTCTGTGCCACTTTCAACATCCAG CGTTTACCCAACGGGACAGAATTCATCCGGCAATAGTACAGTCCCCTCTGTACCGAGCATAGATGCCACAACCACACTTTCATCAAGTTCTACACAATCGACAAAAGAGGACGACTTTTCATCTTTGATTCAAGGCATGTTCCCGAAACGCTGA